The Schistosoma mansoni, WGS project CABG00000000 data, supercontig 0147, strain Puerto Rico, whole genome shotgun sequence DNA segment CGTAGACTAAATATACCTTGGGCATTCTCTTATCATAATGATTTACTTGTATGTTGAATTACAGATGACAATCTAGTCAAGTACAATTAGTAGGTGAAAATCATCCATTGAAATACTAAAGTGGAAATCAGTCTTCTTCTTGTCTATTTATTGCTGTGGTCACTACAAATCTGTGTGTGAATCGAGAAACCCATTCAATTTTcaacatttcactttcaatgaaATGCATTATCTTTCTGTTatttcaatcattgatcacaTAAATCTACACAACTGAACACATTCAGTTCCACTTCTACGTGATCAACTTTGATCTTAACATCTATTAACAGCCAGTGGTACAATATTGTGGGTCAACTAGAATTCATGTGGCATTCTTTAGAAGTTACAATTCCACATTCAACGATGATGGAATTGTCTGGCAGAACTAACTTTATTGCAAAAAAATTCAAGTGTGAAGATGTGAATTTACACATCCAATGAAAACAGTTTGTGCTACTTAGATTATAATTCAACAAACCAAAACAATGAACCAATGACAATCAACTCATAGATTATTACAAgcaacaaaatgtttgttcatggAAACATGACCACACATTTTGAACAACAAATAAACTAATCACTTAGTTTAATGTATGGATTGGAGTCAGTAATTTCAACCAACGATGGATAAATATCAGCCTATATACCTCAAAAGCTAAGAGAATATTACATAACAATGAGTTCATCTTCCACGATGATTTGTTAAAAATGTTCATATGAATTCATGAATTTCGATCGTCTTAATGGTCAATttcaatcatccaatcagaaagaaacaaacaaacactcaGAAAGTCTATATAAACTCGACAAGTTCTAACAACGACTATTAACCTTTTCAACAAGATGATGAGGTGAGTGCTGACTGTAcagttaattttattgaatgcattatatgaattttaatttgtttcaatgaaataagGCCATTTTATCATCTGCACCACTTTAGATATACATTTTCGTCTGGTCATCTGGTACTCGTCTATTTGGTGGTCAGCTTGACTTTGAAGTTCTTCAATTGTCAACATGTTTGTGACGAAATTAACTCGCTTAAACAAGGAAAAAAAGTGTTTGAAGATGATTCACATGCATATGTAAGTTATCAGTCAGGTTCCAACATACACATTCAGTctcagtattatcattattcacagATTATTCGCGTAAATCAATCGTCTCCAATTGTCGATTGCAAGTTTGAAAAATTCGTTCCTCCTTATGTAAGTTAACCGAATTTTTGATGGATGTACTAATCCATATGTTTGcatattttcagaaaattattCCAAAATTCCTGTTTCAATTTTACGGCTCTGATGTCACTATATTCGACATTGGCAAATATGGTAAGAGAATCATTTACTAGGAACTAAAATATTTACTGAGTTTTGTTTATTCACACATCATTCCACGAATGAAAGTTGCTTTAATTTCTTCAGAAAATCAGTTTCACGCCTTTTTGTAACATTCAAAACTTCTACTGATATCTTACTTTGTTGAGGTTCTGAATAGTTTGAGGCCTCACAGCAAAGGTATTACAGTTTATGCATTTCATTATAGTCTCCAGTTAATTTTAAAGCCTTTCATTCATTCACTGCAGATTATCAATCACATTGCATGTTTTCATTCGATAAACGCAGGTATAACATTCATGAACGGATCAAAGATCTTAGGAACATTTTTCAGTCATTCATCTGACATTATTTCGCCTCAATATGAGATTTCGAACGAGGGTAAGTTGTTTTATTGTTCAATGATATTTTGTTTCGTTTTTTAATTCTCATTTTCATTTTGCATAAGTAACTCATTATTCAGGTTGAATATTCCATGAGAGCTGACCAGTACATagtgattattttgtttgtgtGATTTCATGACTTAGAATATGTTTAGAATGTGTATTCATTACTGTCAAGCCAGAACGTTAAATGAATCACAAAATAGATTGGGTAGAAATGATAAGTCTGTTGATGTAActgctgaagaggaaattacatACTCTCCAGTCTGTTTAAACTTCTATCAAACAGACATCGTATCAATATGACACTGCTTGGTAGATTCAATGAATCAAAATGACCACCGGTACAACAAGAAACGATGTTGTGCAAGAAATCAGTTTGGATTATTGAAGCACATGAACTTTCAAACTATATTTGATGTTCTCCAAATTTTTTCCGTGACTTGCTTactttttcaaattttaatatCTCCACGTCATTGTCTGTAGACCATTGGATATTCAAGGATTTCTTGATTAACATACTCATTTGATCATGAAATTCGAACTCATGCCCTTTTTGAAACATCGAACCAACGAAAGACCATGAACAGTCTGGTGGTACATCATGATTGATTCAAACCAGAACACCTAGAATATCAAAATGAAGTTCATTGATTTTGTTCAGTTATTGGAATGAATGACACTTGAGTAGCATTCCTGCGTAAACATTAGTTCAGTTGATGGAACACAGTTTCattggaataacagaatctCAGGAAATCACTTTGTATGTGTATGTTTGGATGGACATTAACGGACTCTAAATTAACCAAAAGCTTTTAAAATCAATGTTTGAGAAGTAAAATGTTCATCTCAGTTGATTGGATTGAAACATTCATCATTTCGCCGAAATGATAATAAGGGCTCTTGAAAGTTCCATTTAATTGAACCGGTTCACCTGAAACTCGGAAGGAAGATGATAACTCATGTTCAAGCTCATTTTGTGTTGGAATGTATGTTTATTGGAAGAAGCGGATATTCATCACAAAGATATATAAAcacaatttttttctattttcattatttcagagaaCTTATTGGCTCATAGATTGTCTTTCCAAAATAAAGGTGATAGCTTAAGTAAGCGAACTATAAAGTGATTGATTGATCACATGTGAGATATGAACACTTACACCATCATTCATTGTAATTACTCATACTTTCTTCTGTTCAGTTTGCGTAATTGAATTCTTTTCAAAAACCGACAGAAGTAATAAAGCGTAACCATTCTGGAACATTAGGGGAGAAATAAATGTAGAATGCGCTGATCGTTTGAACACATTGTTTGAAACTAAAAGAACAGTCGATATAAGCAGGAGCATACTAGATTTGATGAGTAATAAATAGAACAGTATGGATAAATTAAGCcataatttcatttcacttgCTGACAAGCGAATGCAGAGATACATCTTCATCAAGAGACTTCAGTGGAACTTGATAAGAAGTCTGTATTTCAAAGAATGCAAACTTGTGTCACTCACCACATGGTCATTCTTAAATATTACTCATTCGAGTTAAGAAACCATCTACACGATTATTCTGCAGCTATCCATTTTTCATCTTTAACAAACACGGATATACTAATGTGTTGCCTAAACAATTAAGTTATCAAGTTCTATTTGTCAATATAAACTGCACAGCTCATGTCATGTGTACtaatagttgattgtttcaACGGTAGTTGTAGAGAATATTGCCTCAATGTGAATACATCTTCAACTGTCAGATGTAATTAGAAGCCAAGTGATTTATTATTTCAACATGAAGACGAGGATGTAATAAAGCGTCGGAAACTGAGCATCTGATATTCATTTTGAAGCATGCATGCTTGTTTCATTTACCCAACATTCACTAGATTATATTTAATAACGAGTTCGACTGAAGAAAACATGTGAGATAATACGGTAAATGTCTGCTTAAATATGATCACTGTGTGAGTAGCACATACAGTGTTACATTTAACAATAACGTGGTCATCATGAATTCCTCAAATTCTAAATTTCGATAATCTTTTGTTTACAGAACGTACATTCAAGATAACTCATCTGATACTTCCGAATGGGAAGATATCTGTGTATTATGATAACGTAAGTTGCACAATTGAATAGGAATATAGTTTTATTTCAAGTACTTCAGACTATTCCATTAATTCATGCATATTAATACTGTCGAATGCAACAAGATACGATTGGAAGAAATCACCACTTTGTAATGTACACACTGACTATATGACACTATTGTTATTACCTTACTGACACACTATTTTAgcttttgtttaaattactgaataataagAAGTGATGGGATATCTGACGAATTACGTATGTCTTTGCACCGATTTAAGACAAACAGTTTAAGTTAGAGTACTGTACAAGGACAGTCATATTCTCTCAAGCTTTTCTACGTCTTTTAAAGATCAGCTGTTTGAAAAGTTCACAGTTGAATATTCAGAGTGACTTATTACTATTATCTTGATCGTTTCACTGCATGTGGCTATTCGAATGTCAATAGTAAGTAACCCACCCATATGCAATACAACAGATGGTGGATAACTAGAAAGAGCTAGTGAGATGAAAGATTTCATGTGTGTTCAACTGAATCGGTTTTGATTATTTCGAGGTAATCAGGACATATTGTGGAAAGAATTCTCAAAGGTAATGAACAGTAATGGATGGAAGTGAACATATCGACACAATTCCACCAAATGATAACAAATTCATGTGCAGTAACATTTTAGTTATTCACAATCACATTTCTACCAACGGACGTGGATATTCATCTCACAATGTATCGCATCATTTCATGATAGATAGATCGTCTATCTAATTTCACTGAAGTTGACAACAGGAGGGAGTCAGAATATCATTGTGGTCTAGATGAAGcacaagagactaatcaattgcagtcccaaaaatcaatgggaagaatcaaacgaacaataccaagtggatttagATGGAGCATAGTTCTAAGGGAACATAGGAGATCAGTACGCTTACTGTAAGTGTTACTAATTTTCTTTCTATAAGATAATGCGATTGACGACACATCGCTTCAACGGTTATTTGGTTTTGATATAGGTGGTTGTGTGTTGACAGACCTTGACTCAGAATTCCATTACTTCTTTCCAGATGACTCAAGAATTCGGACTACCATTCCAATCGCGATTAAGCGCTTCATTAGCGTGTGATGGAGGTAACGATTGATATTTTTATTCTGATTTACACTGACCTACATGAACAATCATCTGTTTGCCAAATGTTTCCTTCTATTTGTACTTGATTATCATTATGTCAACACAGAAATTGACTGTGATCTATCATAGTGATCTAATATATCTTTCTTACAGTCCACATCAATCAGTTGTTTCGTGTGTAAAATAAATTGATCGAAGTGTTATTGAAGTGTTGATGAAAATTGTGTGAAATAAAAATCGGAATACTTTTCGAAAACTCACTGTTCAAACGTGActgtttattgaaaattcaacTTGAGTTAGGAGTTTACACATCTTGAAGCAAAACTGTGGCATCACTAGTGATAAAGTCATAGTGGAAACTCATTGTGAAGAAGCATTGTGTTTGTGATTAGGTCTTTCGATCCGTAGAACACTGAAATTATCTGAATTGAAATCAAGTATGTGTGTCTTCATTTCAACGACCGTCATCCTTGTTGTTGTGATTAAATCGTAATGGTGTTGTTACGGTTTTCTGTGAGAAATTCCATCAACAATGAATTTCGCGATCACGTCTTCCTAACCTGATATACTGTGTAATATAAGTATGGTGTGCAGATATCTTCTTCGACAAAGTGCGGATGGATATTTGGAAATGTCTTTTGCACATGTTTAGCCATCGACTAATCCACACAGGGATATATGAACGAGGAAATTAGGCAGACAATATATCTACTCATTTATTGATTCACTCACCATTCTACCAGTCAAGCCTGCAGTCCTTATTCATATCACTACTCTATGCAAAAGAAAGTTTATTTTGTCAAACAGATCTGATAGTTGTCTTAAATAATGCTCAATCGTCATACTACACTGACATGATTGTATGTTGTTGTAAGATGAAGCTGAGTTTTAAGACAAGCATTTAGTGTAAATGAATAGGTTGTATACAGTGTTTTGTGATTGAGTATGATGAAATGCATCATCTATTTGGTCACGAGGTATATGATGATCTGTTTGAATATATTGCTGAGACGTTTCACAGTAATGCTCAATGTTTACCATTTGTAAAATAATTTGTGACCAGTGAAACAGATTTTTCACAAGAATTTTCACTGACACCCTTGTAACATAAATCACAAATTGGACAATATCTTTCTCCATTTACTGGTTGAACATTGGTTACTTTCAGAACCAGAAGGTGATATAAACCATGGTTTGTGATGATGTTGTTTGACCGTCACTGTTTCTGTGATCTTAAATTAAACAGTTTCTTATTTTGTTCGCTTCTTTATCGAACAAACAACTTGTTATACTTAAAATGGATATCGATATTTTATGTCTTCTTCTATAAATTTTGTTACAGAAGGTGATAGAAATATACATACATTTGTTGAtgcaaaatggatcaaaagtggaaCGTTAGTGGAGTATGAAGTTTCCGGTGGTATGTTTAACCGTATTTTATCAGAGTTGAATATTTTCACACTCGAATGCATCACTTCTGTTTCATAAAACTGGAAATTTCATGTGTGATTTCAGTCAGTTATTAAATGACATCCAACCATCAGTTTCAACTGACGTCACACTACACTTCGATTCACTGTTgagtatttaaaacaattaggaaCACATTTTGGACTACTACGGAAGTCCTCACATCGATgaaatttacttaaacacaatCTCATGAAACGATGGATGAGATGgtattagttagttagttgattGTGCGTTGACTTGGAAGTGTCCATTGTTTTTTCATTTGGTACATGCAATGGtaagttgtaattgtaattatCTTGAAGACAATTGCATTAATCCCTAAATCTCTACCTTATTCTACTCATCCGATAAATTGAAGGTATAGACAAGTCACGTGTCCAGATTTCGATTTATCATAGTCAGTAGATATTTGTTTAGTATCAAAAATACTGGCGATTTTCATAGTACGACAGTGTTTCCTTTTTCATGAATATGTACAATGAGTAACCACATGCAATTTCCAGGTCATCATGTGTTAGACTACTGAAATAACATTTCGACAACTGAGAGAATCATTCCACAATCTAATGTTCAGATTGACTTCAATATTCGCAGAATAAAATATTGTTTGCCATACATGATATCTCATGATCCAACTAGTCAAAACTCGTCGTTCAAAATTCAACATGGTTTTATTCAATCACAACATATTGTCATGAAATGTGATTGACATTGAAAGTGTACTGAATTTCGCATTGTGTAATGTGATGACAAATTCCCAGTGAATGAAATGGTAATTCAAATCCGAAATCATCATTGTATCATTGAATTATGGTTACATGTTTTGTTATTCATTTATCTTTTGTTCGATAATTTGAAATGCAATCACCTTATTCCTTTCACTGAAGATTGTCCAAAACACGATTCGATGGAGATATGTCAAGAATCAAAAACATCGAATACAAAGTGCATGTGGTATGAAAAAGCAAATATGTGCATCGTCAGCACTGATAAGGATATTGATGACTTCAAAGTAAATAGTTGCCAGATTGGAGTAAGNNNNNNNNNNNNNNNNNNNNNNNNNNNNNNNNNNNNNNNNNNNNNNNNNNNNNNNNNNNNNNNNNNNNNNNNNNNNNNNNNNNNNNNNNNNNNNNNNNNNNNNNNNNNNNNNNNNNNNNNNNNNNNNNNNNNNNNNNNNNNNNNNNNNNNNNNNNNNNNNNNNNNNNNNNNNNNNNNNNNNNNNNNNNNNNNNNNNNNNNNNNNNNNNNNNNNNNNNNNNNNNNNNNNNNNNNNNNNNNNNNNNNNNNNNNNNNNNNNNNNNNNNNNNNNNNNNNNNNNNNNNNNNNNNNNNNNNNNNNNNNNNNNNNNNNNNNNNNNNNNNNGAAACAGtgaatttgtttaatttattcaatgttccaatcaaatgaaattaataTCAGAATGAAAGGGTTGGTTTTTAACTAAGCAGTTATTTGGATCCAGTGATCATTGATTGTGAGTACGAACTATGGAAAAGTTATCTACGGGACTGAAATAGTTGCCTATTACCCTCTACCCATAGTTTTATACAGTGATTTCCTTAGCAATCTCTCAAAAAATTTAACTTTACATGCAAAATAATTCTGCTTTGTTTCCATGTGGACATTCAACAATGAATGAGAGCGTTGTTGAACACTAATGCCTGGAAACATGTTAATTTTCAAGCTCATAGAATGTGTAGTGATTCCCAATGTCCAATATGAAACCGCCTATTTGTATGacttgttacaaaatatcaatgaaatcagTTTGACTGAGGAGGTGTAATCTGTCGGAAATTCTTTATCATGTTTGGATAATGAGTATAAGCTCCTGGACTCTGATTGTTGATGTTCAGAACAAGTATTTCCGATTCGTTGTTAATAAATATGTATCCTGTatggattgcttcaatgaagcagtcatttttaattttgttgatTAACATTTAGATGGTGATAAGATTTGACATCCAGggaacaaatttcatcacacaaaTATAAGTCGTTAGTTATGTGGTTGGTCAAAATGCAGATGAACTCAAAAATGACAATAAAGTTATTCAGTCCAAAGGCTCATGTATACTATATcgattataatttataaactcAAACAAAAGTTATGTGATGTTACTTAGATCGCGACATGCTTTTGGTGTGTTCGAATAGCATTTGGTTGGATTTGTTGGATTCACTTCTGTCATCAATACTGATgatgaattatttgattaatatttggTATTTAGTAATATTGCTACTGTTTTGTTCTTCAGAATAGCTCGAATGTCCACGTTTCGATCACACCAATCGTTGTGGAAGAAGCTACAACAACTCCAAGGATAAGTGAATCTGACAACGGACACGGGAAATCAAATCATTTCCTACACATTGTCATACCTGTAGTTATCTGTTTCTTGGTTGTGTGCAGTGGCTGTGTCATATGCCTATTGTTGTACAGGAAAAAGAAATGTATGCCATCGCTTTCATAAAAGACTTGACGCTTGTTTTCatcatgttgaatttgttgtttccattttgtagtttattaaaaacactttgtattttgttaatcatttcaataaattGCAGATTTTTTCGTTGAACTACATACCACTTTTATGGTTGTTCACATAGTAACTAATGTACTTTTGTGAGTGAAATTTAAACTATGGTTTGTAATGCATATGTGattgttttcattcaatataAACTTGTAGTAGTAGTTTTACGAGAGTTTACAACACTGGATTATGTTGGTTTGCTGGACTTCTGTTCAATTTCGGCATGATGATACCATACTCCGTTATTAAATCCTAATAAGAATGGAACTTCTGAGATCATATTTGATTTTCATCCACGGTTTTGAATGGTACATTCTACGTGTAAAAGCGTCTTGTACCTCTTATGTTTGATCGCGCAATTCCATTGTTGATATAGGCAGTATACcgtcaattatttttattcaaagcTTTGTATTTGGAATGTCATAAAGTAGACTTGCCTCCATCAGATTTCAAAGAAAATTTAGATACTTAGATTAAACATTTTATGGCTGATTGTGTTGAATGCATGAAGGGATAGGAATTCAGTCTTTGACATTGAATTCCTGTTTGTTGAAGCAAACGCACACCACAGCTGAATTGAAAGATATTCCCAGTCACGTTCAATATTCTAAAGTGTTACGTGAAGCTGATCTGTTCAAATACAACTACCTTTCATTCGGTTTAAGTTGCTCTACAGCCATATTTCATGAAATGATCCATGATGTAGTCAGTGATCTTAAAAGCGCTGACGTTTGTCCAGATGATATTTACTCAATACTTACGGTTCTCAAAAAAATATCTCACAATCAGTGACTTGCTACTTCCCTATGTCATCTGCTTGAGAAGGCGATTGCTGTTAACTCAGACGTTCAGTGTATTTATGTAGAATTAAATGTCCTTCATATTAGGCTGACGTTAATGattttagaccagatatgaGGCGAAAAGCTCCACTAACATTTTCACCAAATGCAAAAGCTTCCACACAAATATGCCTACTAGCAGGTGCTCTTCATTAATGTTCACTTTTTATTTCTGATTTGCTTCATCGTGCAAACCATCTACTTCGATACTTGCTACACGTATTATGGACTTCCACTATAGATTCAAATATGGATCTGAAATGCATATTTCGGTGTATTTTGCCATGCTTGGTAGATTATCCACTACTGCTGATGGTATTTTCTGCCTAAATGATAATGCGGCTAGTCCTGCATTATTTCGCAAATCTGATCGTCATAGTGCGGGTTTCTGTGTTGAGGGAATGTAATCTTTGACGTGGCTCATATATATCTCGCAAAACGAGCAGTTGTGAATCGTCATAGGTCGAGAAGCCATTGTTCTAAACAGACTCATTGATCAGTATCGTTTGAGGTCTAGCAGACAATTCATCCTGAATATAGTGTTTCGTTTCTCAGCGAATGCCAAGCACTTTTGATGCTCGATTTCAGTTTAGAAATGAATGTCACTGCGGAATGCGGAGTGAAGATATAGGCATATTGTTATGTCTTTCTCAATGACGTTTCCAGTTGATGGGACTTGATCAAGGGCGTCCCTAATTTGTGATGACCTTCCAAATTAAAGAAGGACGACACTCCGCGTGACCTATCCACTAATAGAAATACGACTCTTCCCAACATACACATCAAAAGGACGTCAAATCAGTATGAGCAATCTCGCGTCCTATCGGGCccttaatccgcctagcccttccacttgagtccagaataTCAATGACAGTTGctgttatgcgaatctatgcaaatcgtttatttcaagcatacgttgtttatatactagacagatagatcacatcacaccataaaataggtaATCTGGACAAGGTCCAGATGTCATTTGACTACAGTAttcacaaataaaggaacttcttttTCTTCCTATTTGTTGTAGTCGCTCAATTATATCGTCTTTAAAATCAGTTGTAAATCAATCGTACGTGAGAATGGGTACGGAAATAGCCGTCGGGACCTTGTGATCACTGAAATGCTTCTGACagactcgtccataaattatagtctcgtcatgGAAATATTTACGAGGTTATGTATTCttaaataaaatacttttaaataaatttatagagGTATATATTCCTTTAATGTCTGTTTTTGTTTTAAGAGTTGGTTGATTTGCTCAGTGAATTAGTTCTTAAAATGATTGTCAAGTGAAACTGAGAAATATCAGTTACAGCAAACAGATTGTCAACATGATCATTCTTAGAAATCAGTTATTCTATTATGTAGCATAGATATACTGACAACTTGATCAAGATCATATGTTTACTTTCGGGCAATTTTGAAATTTCTAGTTTAAGTATGCACATGGATTTGCGAATCTCTCTCCGTTTTCGTTTatttctcccagtcagtccaaTCCATGACGTCCAATAATAACATCAAACCCAGTGTTAATCATTCCTTAACCCAGATATGTCATTGATAATTACACTAGAACAGCTGAAGGCATAACACATCTAAAACTTGATGCGAATCGCCTAGTCAAAACACCTTCGCGTGAACTAAGTTTTTCCAAAGGAACAATAATCATTTGCAtagaaattcattttaattctgCTGAAAAATGACAACAAACTTCAAGATCAAATGATATGCCACAATGTATTAAACCTCACGTGGTGTTCGATCGATCTCACTGAATGATAATATCCAACCTTAATTAATATTCAATGAAACACATACATTCGGTGAACAGTGAAATGTGTTTATCCAGAATATCGGGTAAATATGAGTTTGTCCGTTACAGTGATTGATATGAGACGATACAGAGAAGGTGATGTGATTATATGATCAGGATGATTGATCACAGCCTCATTCATAGACCAATATACACAGGACACTATAACTAGTTTAGTCTGAAAGAACCGATATTATCAATGAGCATTGCATATAAATTGATAAAGTGAGGACGTGAAAATTAGATGATTGTATGGGAAAACGACCAGCAAGCTCATTTGAAATTGGATAGTAAATGGTTACAGTGTTTATTCATAATTGCAGTCAGACCTTCTATGAATGGACAACCAAAAGATTGGTTTCACTTCATTTTCTGTTTAGAAAAATAGTAATGTTTTGTAGAATGAGAAATTCACTGATGTTTGTTTTGCGCTTACGTGTCAATGTGTGTAGATGATTGTCAGTCACATAAACAACATCTTATTACAAGAATGCGGTATGCTTTGTTCTGAACAACACTCATATTACGCCCATTGTAGAGGATAGATACTATAAAATACCATATTATTTGATTAATGAGATTTTATGAGGTGATAGACGACAACAAAGTaaaatcattgatatttctgtaaacaATTGAGGTCAACGGAAAAATGTTTGTGTAATTAAACACTCCTATAATTAATACTGATAAGAAAAGATAATGAATT contains these protein-coding regions:
- a CDS encoding XP_018644665.1, which encodes MTQEFGLPFQSRLSASLACDGEGDRNIHTFVDAKWIKSGTLVEYEVSGDCPKHDSMEICQESKTSNTKCMWYEKANMCIVSTDKDIDDFKVNSCQIGNSSNVHVSITPIVVEEATTTPRISESDNGHGKSNHFLHIVIPVVICFLVVCSGCVICLLLYRKKKCMPSLS